One Roseimaritima multifibrata DNA window includes the following coding sequences:
- a CDS encoding thioredoxin family protein: MLTSHNKRYLVLGILAVSGLTGCANRGRIPFFSQAPEPESLETAESSPSYALSDTSESSPAAVAAAEMSMSDLESTESPKEQAPADVQVKTVSATMESKAEVASADLEKPAVVSRSMIQPTLITLPEGADLEALVAETRGPVLIDFYADWCGPCRTQGKILHSLESEAASRQGRIIKVDIEAHPKLAKRLGVKSLPTLVMIRDGEVVERKVGVTDKKTLLNWLK, translated from the coding sequence ATGCTTACGTCCCATAACAAACGATATCTGGTCCTGGGGATCCTGGCGGTATCCGGATTGACCGGCTGTGCCAACCGCGGCCGCATCCCTTTCTTTTCCCAAGCCCCTGAACCGGAATCACTGGAAACCGCTGAATCCAGTCCTTCTTACGCGCTTTCGGATACTTCTGAATCCTCCCCTGCGGCAGTTGCCGCCGCCGAGATGTCGATGTCCGATTTGGAATCGACCGAATCGCCCAAGGAGCAAGCTCCCGCCGATGTGCAGGTGAAAACCGTTTCGGCGACGATGGAATCGAAGGCGGAAGTCGCTTCGGCGGATCTAGAAAAACCAGCGGTCGTGTCACGGTCGATGATCCAGCCAACCCTGATAACGCTGCCCGAGGGCGCAGACCTCGAAGCCTTGGTGGCCGAAACAAGGGGGCCGGTCCTGATCGATTTTTACGCCGATTGGTGCGGCCCCTGCCGAACTCAAGGAAAGATTTTGCATTCCCTGGAATCCGAAGCGGCTAGTCGGCAAGGTCGGATTATCAAGGTCGATATCGAAGCGCACCCGAAATTAGCAAAACGTCTGGGCGTCAAAAGCCTGCCCACGTTGGTCATGATCCGTGACGGCGAAGTGGTCGAACGAAAAGTAGGCGTGACCGACAAAAAAACGTTGCTGAACTGGCTGAAGTAA
- a CDS encoding efflux RND transporter permease subunit, whose translation MLQETPLQSLVRQWVALRWWLLGIGIVLYLVTLPAAGRLQMDRQIESMFPASDPAVVAYKDLAEHFGGNAIVLLVYPDDQLFTAGGLQRAAKLSDRVGAVPGVQATLSIAEVAQSVEELRGISSFGMALLGEKKPPAILETSPTSIAFRKMFAGYTHNQAENYGAIVVMLQPLADPSSETPDKRSGGVQANHEATVASLRAIANDLPPELGKGVLVGQPVLVSEGYTMIQRDGQQLGTTTIWLLSVVLLILFRSPRWVLLALATIWGSSTVTRGLAVLLGLQLSLVSSMLTAILTVVSVAALIHIAVAWQKRRARGEDRQAATIRTLTRLLPPILWAGFTDAVGFAALMAADVGPVRDFGLLMTLGVGVVMLVLFFLLPAGLCAGKPETAHGKGSPQHAHQANRSKRRRRFTAGFGRWGSRFTVGLLKHRQAILWGTCLLGLLTAIGLSRLSAETNFLRNFREESSIAKAYQLVEEQFGGAGVWDILLPIPDRPLTTADLKRVHNLEVDLQAIRIPDFPNARVTQTLSMADTDAAAALSENPLIRLAPSSVRLQRMAQIMPEFSAALMTPTDSNDGYHGLRMMLRSPENLNSEAKTALIRSVQQTVQQHLDRPEWQSVQQRPKQTGLEESAFTEPGRVTGYYVLLARLVNSLLEDQWTSLGLASIGIFVVVWWATGNFVWAALTLLANGFPVMISLAALGWLNIPLNMGGAMIAAVSIGLTIDGSLHFLASYRRSRQRYGRCAGRAVLRAQSQVSWPISCATLALVVGFAVLTRSDFVPTATFGALLSLAMLLGMLANQILLPVLLGRAIFSSKLLFPSDDEF comes from the coding sequence ATGCTTCAAGAAACTCCCCTTCAATCGCTGGTCCGACAGTGGGTTGCCTTGCGATGGTGGTTGCTGGGGATCGGTATCGTACTCTATTTAGTGACTTTGCCAGCAGCCGGTCGACTGCAAATGGATCGGCAAATCGAATCGATGTTCCCGGCTAGCGATCCAGCGGTCGTCGCCTACAAAGATCTTGCCGAGCACTTTGGCGGCAACGCGATCGTGTTGTTGGTCTATCCCGACGATCAATTATTCACCGCCGGCGGGCTTCAACGAGCGGCCAAGCTGAGCGACCGTGTTGGAGCGGTGCCCGGCGTCCAAGCGACGCTGTCGATCGCCGAAGTCGCCCAGTCGGTTGAAGAACTGCGTGGGATCTCGTCGTTTGGGATGGCGTTGCTAGGTGAGAAAAAGCCTCCAGCCATTCTGGAAACCAGCCCGACGTCGATCGCTTTCCGCAAAATGTTTGCCGGCTACACGCACAATCAAGCCGAAAACTACGGCGCGATCGTCGTCATGCTCCAGCCACTTGCAGACCCTTCATCTGAAACGCCGGACAAACGGTCGGGCGGGGTGCAAGCGAACCACGAAGCGACGGTTGCCAGCCTCCGTGCAATCGCCAATGACCTGCCGCCGGAGCTCGGTAAAGGCGTTCTTGTCGGCCAGCCGGTCTTGGTCAGCGAGGGTTACACGATGATCCAACGCGATGGTCAACAGCTGGGAACGACCACCATCTGGCTGCTTTCGGTGGTTCTGCTCATTCTGTTTCGCAGTCCCCGCTGGGTCCTGTTGGCACTGGCAACCATCTGGGGATCGTCCACCGTCACACGTGGGCTGGCGGTTTTGCTGGGCCTGCAGCTGTCGTTGGTCTCTTCGATGTTGACCGCAATCCTGACTGTCGTTTCGGTTGCCGCTTTGATCCATATCGCGGTCGCGTGGCAAAAACGCAGGGCCCGCGGCGAGGATCGGCAAGCGGCGACGATCCGAACGCTGACCCGTTTGCTCCCTCCGATCCTGTGGGCCGGGTTCACCGATGCGGTTGGATTTGCCGCCCTGATGGCCGCCGACGTTGGTCCCGTCCGCGATTTCGGACTGCTGATGACACTGGGGGTCGGCGTTGTCATGTTGGTATTATTCTTTCTTCTCCCTGCGGGGCTTTGTGCCGGAAAACCGGAGACCGCCCACGGAAAAGGATCGCCCCAACACGCCCATCAAGCCAACCGCTCAAAACGGCGTCGACGGTTTACTGCCGGTTTCGGTCGCTGGGGATCGCGGTTTACGGTCGGGCTTTTAAAACACCGTCAAGCGATTCTGTGGGGAACGTGCCTGCTGGGTTTGCTGACGGCAATCGGTCTAAGTCGATTAAGCGCCGAAACAAATTTCCTTCGCAACTTCCGCGAGGAAAGCTCGATCGCCAAGGCCTACCAATTGGTCGAAGAGCAATTTGGGGGCGCGGGCGTGTGGGATATTTTGCTGCCCATCCCCGATCGCCCGTTAACGACCGCCGACCTAAAACGCGTTCACAACCTAGAGGTGGACCTGCAAGCGATCCGCATCCCCGATTTCCCCAATGCTCGAGTCACGCAGACACTCAGCATGGCGGACACCGACGCCGCGGCAGCGCTTTCCGAAAACCCGCTGATCCGGCTGGCCCCCTCCAGCGTCCGGTTGCAGAGGATGGCTCAAATCATGCCCGAATTCTCGGCGGCGTTGATGACACCAACCGATTCGAACGATGGCTATCACGGCCTGCGGATGATGCTTCGCAGCCCAGAAAACCTGAACAGCGAAGCGAAAACCGCATTGATCCGGTCGGTCCAACAAACCGTCCAGCAACACCTCGATCGTCCGGAATGGCAATCTGTCCAGCAACGTCCCAAACAAACAGGACTTGAGGAATCGGCATTTACGGAACCGGGACGCGTCACAGGTTATTACGTCCTTCTGGCTCGACTGGTTAACAGCTTGCTGGAAGACCAATGGACCAGCCTGGGCCTTGCATCGATCGGGATATTTGTGGTCGTCTGGTGGGCAACGGGCAATTTTGTGTGGGCGGCCCTGACGCTGCTGGCCAATGGATTCCCCGTGATGATTTCCTTGGCCGCATTGGGCTGGCTGAATATTCCCCTGAACATGGGCGGGGCGATGATCGCGGCCGTATCGATCGGATTAACGATCGATGGATCGCTCCATTTCCTCGCTTCCTATCGGAGAAGCCGTCAACGTTATGGTCGCTGTGCCGGGCGAGCGGTGCTGCGAGCCCAATCGCAAGTGAGCTGGCCGATCAGCTGTGCGACCCTAGCTTTGGTCGTCGGATTTGCGGTCCTGACTCGGAGCGACTTCGTCCCCACCGCAACTTTTGGAGCGTTGCTGTCGTTAGCGATGCTGCTTGGGATGCTAGCAAACCAAATTTTGCTTCCAGTTTTGTTAGGGCGAGCCATTTTTTCCTCGAAGTTGCTCTTCCCCTCAGACGATGAATTTTGA
- a CDS encoding glycosyltransferase family protein, producing MKNDPATSQSDWSFSSLKVWRSLWGLLLVALVIRGGILVSRVDSLQADVDGYRWIAETLAEYQVFGVAGEEGNVRATAFRPPLYPWMLSWLVSDSPTDAGATGESKPTVSIWSVVLLHLILGLLTVAGTYHIARALLSPLEAWGAGLLVAMDPILLTQSTQVMTETLATALAVAVGLAWQRLFLPLESSHTDDQAAANNPFARPRYWLASGGLAVALSLGFLSRPTFFVWAFLLLIYLVGVAVRKRVWWPVVTAALVVAVMASVIGAWTVRNQRQLGHPVWATSHGGYTLLLGNNPLFYDYLEDDPEQPNQTDAWDAERFHRTWAGRYQSDPLEEDFWKWPPTGPVPSPQIDDEVADDALAYSAAKQTIHQRPAMFAWACCVRVARLWTPLPHATPGRSLNAVRAVGGYYFIFYAAMLGGLCRYGRRWLHSPWMAGLLLAVALTCLHSIYWSNMRMRAPVIPWMACVAAAAIGSREPRR from the coding sequence GTGAAGAACGATCCCGCAACTAGTCAATCGGATTGGTCGTTTTCAAGTCTGAAGGTGTGGCGGTCTCTGTGGGGATTGTTGCTGGTCGCGTTGGTGATCCGAGGAGGAATCTTAGTCTCTCGTGTCGATAGTCTCCAAGCGGACGTCGATGGGTACCGCTGGATCGCAGAGACCTTAGCAGAGTATCAAGTCTTCGGAGTCGCTGGCGAGGAAGGCAATGTACGTGCGACGGCTTTCCGCCCTCCCCTTTATCCGTGGATGCTTTCCTGGTTGGTCAGCGATTCGCCCACCGACGCGGGAGCGACCGGGGAATCGAAACCGACGGTATCGATCTGGAGCGTCGTTTTGTTGCATTTGATTCTAGGCCTTTTGACGGTCGCTGGAACGTACCATATCGCCCGTGCCCTGCTTTCTCCGCTAGAGGCCTGGGGGGCGGGGTTGTTGGTCGCCATGGACCCCATCTTGTTGACGCAGTCGACTCAGGTCATGACCGAGACCTTGGCCACCGCGTTGGCGGTCGCCGTCGGGTTGGCGTGGCAGCGGCTGTTTTTGCCGCTGGAGTCAAGCCACACAGACGATCAGGCAGCCGCGAACAACCCGTTTGCCCGCCCGCGTTATTGGCTGGCAAGTGGCGGATTGGCGGTTGCGCTTTCGCTGGGATTTCTGTCGCGACCAACGTTTTTCGTGTGGGCGTTCTTGCTTTTGATTTATCTGGTTGGGGTTGCCGTGCGGAAGCGAGTCTGGTGGCCGGTGGTGACGGCCGCGCTGGTGGTTGCCGTCATGGCGTCCGTTATCGGAGCTTGGACGGTGCGGAATCAGCGGCAATTGGGGCACCCGGTTTGGGCGACGTCGCACGGTGGATACACGCTGCTATTGGGGAATAATCCGCTATTCTATGACTATCTTGAGGACGACCCGGAGCAACCCAATCAGACGGACGCCTGGGATGCTGAGAGGTTTCATCGTACTTGGGCCGGACGCTATCAAAGCGATCCCTTAGAGGAGGACTTTTGGAAATGGCCGCCAACCGGGCCGGTCCCCTCTCCACAGATTGACGATGAAGTCGCAGATGACGCGTTGGCCTATTCGGCTGCGAAGCAAACCATCCATCAGCGTCCAGCGATGTTTGCTTGGGCTTGTTGTGTCCGCGTCGCCCGTTTGTGGACGCCGCTGCCGCATGCGACTCCCGGACGGAGCCTTAATGCTGTCCGAGCCGTCGGAGGGTATTACTTCATCTTTTATGCGGCGATGCTGGGAGGCCTGTGCCGTTACGGTAGACGCTGGCTTCACTCTCCTTGGATGGCCGGGTTATTGCTAGCAGTGGCGTTAACTTGCCTGCATTCGATTTACTGGAGCAACATGCGGATGCGAGCGCCGGTGATCCCGTGGATGGCATGCGTCGCAGCCGCCGCCATCGGATCGAGAGAGCCGCGACGGTAG
- a CDS encoding LPS-assembly protein LptD, translated as MSALPAERNDREVEGCSEPRSPTSLSAARRRSCRSLLVASLVMIIGWLGGADAYSARPAETQAAGLRVRGTTVWRWRDGATDLYFLTGDCEIESNGKAILADRVLVKFDRRGDAFDVVALASGSVHVDGQSQQEWSQQVTLSQRPSIDGLQYRGRPEQPLELLARMTQLQGQPIQGQPIQGQPHGRFGQVQQAQLMTPIPAANSAAYADGGVQQAVGIFDPAEPLQATSPIRPVQFQPPVEREGPLGDNNMRFLVGGGALAVEVLPRNASLLPQISIRTRPLPGETQGESVIIGRGGVTIAINDAQADLGDRIINVGTVSLSADRVVGWMPNLSSVLSGGGLGAGDGELYLEGDIVFRQGDRVIYADRMYYNVTRQYGMVLDAEVLTSIPEYEGLVRLKADVLQQVSQGEFVAFDAALTTSRMGVPRYWLQSEQLRLSTREELVVDDATGLGTMTRRNLVSSNRNFVYAGGVPLLYWPVFTSDLKHSNLYVTDIKIKNDSIFGTQLFLDFDLFQVLGVDDPPDNVEWTLSTDYLSDRGPALGTTLDYNVPSVLGIPGPVKGMFDIWGIDDSGLDYLANDRKNLVPPVSLRGRALLRHRHYLPNDFELIAELGLISDRNFLEQYLEREWDRDKDQDNSLRLRKYYQNNMFDLNVSVRTSDFFMDTNQLPRFDHYGLGGSIFGDRLTWSMHNQIGYSKLEVADAPEDPVELAKFTLLPGEVPAEGLIASTKQELAAPINAGVVKVVPYVSGEVTYYGEDVNGNELTRLLGQGGVRTTLPMSKQFPTVQSSLLNIRSLAHKLEWRGDFFYADSNTDLDQIPLYDQLDDDSQEQFRRRLIFDNFGGPPLPTQYDPRNFAFRQGMQSHVTSPSNPIADDLMQVRLGLNQRWQTKRGLPGRERIVDLAIFDFDVLLFPEEDRDNFGEVLGPTRYDFRYHVGDRVTLLSDGYFDFFEEGLRSVSAGVMSSRPGLGDIYVGFLSLEGPISSSVLRGAVDYRLNEKWILGAGSTFDLGVVGNVGQNLTITRIGESGLLRMGINVDSGRDNVGFVFSFEPRFWPKRRLGMLGGQLIPPPGVEGLE; from the coding sequence TTGTCAGCCCTGCCGGCCGAACGGAACGATCGTGAAGTGGAAGGATGTAGCGAGCCCCGCTCGCCCACGTCCCTTTCCGCTGCGCGCCGTCGGTCTTGCCGGTCGCTGTTGGTGGCATCCTTGGTAATGATTATTGGTTGGCTGGGGGGGGCGGATGCCTATTCCGCCCGACCCGCCGAGACGCAGGCTGCTGGGCTTCGCGTTCGAGGGACCACGGTGTGGCGATGGCGCGACGGCGCGACAGACCTCTATTTTTTAACAGGCGATTGTGAAATTGAATCGAACGGTAAAGCGATTCTTGCCGATCGAGTCCTGGTGAAATTTGATCGACGCGGTGACGCATTTGATGTGGTGGCGTTGGCATCGGGATCGGTTCATGTCGATGGACAATCGCAGCAAGAATGGTCGCAACAGGTCACGCTCTCGCAGCGTCCTTCGATCGATGGTCTGCAGTATCGCGGGCGACCGGAGCAACCACTGGAACTGCTCGCCCGAATGACACAGCTGCAGGGACAGCCCATACAGGGACAGCCCATACAGGGACAACCGCACGGTCGATTCGGCCAGGTTCAACAAGCTCAGCTGATGACGCCCATTCCCGCAGCCAATTCGGCCGCCTATGCAGACGGCGGGGTCCAGCAAGCCGTTGGAATCTTCGATCCGGCTGAACCGCTGCAGGCGACCAGCCCTATTCGTCCGGTGCAATTTCAGCCGCCCGTCGAACGAGAGGGTCCGCTGGGAGACAACAATATGCGATTTTTGGTCGGCGGAGGTGCACTGGCCGTCGAAGTATTGCCACGAAACGCTTCGCTCCTTCCGCAGATCAGTATCCGCACGCGACCGCTTCCTGGCGAAACGCAGGGAGAATCGGTGATCATTGGTCGCGGAGGGGTGACGATTGCCATCAATGATGCACAAGCCGATCTGGGCGACAGGATCATTAACGTTGGTACGGTTTCTTTGTCCGCAGACCGAGTCGTCGGCTGGATGCCAAACTTAAGCAGTGTCTTAAGTGGTGGCGGTCTGGGGGCTGGGGATGGTGAACTGTATCTGGAAGGAGACATTGTCTTTCGGCAGGGAGACCGTGTGATCTATGCCGATCGGATGTACTACAACGTCACCCGCCAATACGGAATGGTGTTGGATGCCGAAGTCCTCACATCGATCCCCGAATATGAAGGGTTGGTCCGGTTAAAAGCGGATGTGCTTCAGCAGGTTTCACAGGGCGAATTTGTTGCCTTTGATGCCGCGTTAACGACCAGTCGGATGGGGGTTCCTCGCTACTGGCTGCAAAGTGAACAGCTCCGGTTAAGCACGCGTGAAGAGTTGGTCGTCGATGATGCGACCGGCCTGGGGACGATGACTCGCAGGAACCTGGTCAGCAGCAATCGGAATTTCGTCTATGCCGGCGGAGTCCCGTTGCTTTACTGGCCGGTCTTTACGAGCGATCTAAAGCATTCCAATTTGTATGTCACCGATATCAAAATCAAAAACGATAGTATCTTCGGGACCCAGCTCTTTTTGGACTTCGACTTGTTCCAGGTGCTGGGCGTCGACGATCCGCCTGATAATGTCGAGTGGACGCTGTCGACGGACTACCTTAGCGATCGTGGCCCCGCACTTGGGACCACGTTGGATTACAACGTCCCTAGCGTGTTGGGGATTCCCGGTCCGGTTAAAGGGATGTTTGATATCTGGGGGATCGATGATAGTGGACTGGATTATCTAGCAAACGATCGAAAGAACCTGGTTCCCCCGGTAAGCCTCCGAGGGCGAGCTCTCTTGCGGCATCGTCATTATTTGCCGAACGATTTTGAATTGATCGCCGAACTCGGTTTGATTAGCGACCGCAACTTCCTTGAGCAGTATTTGGAGCGCGAATGGGATCGCGACAAGGATCAAGACAACTCGCTCCGATTGCGCAAATATTATCAAAACAATATGTTCGACCTGAACGTTTCAGTTCGAACCAGTGACTTCTTCATGGATACCAATCAACTGCCACGCTTTGACCACTACGGTTTAGGCGGTTCGATTTTTGGCGACCGTCTGACGTGGTCGATGCACAATCAGATTGGGTATTCCAAGTTGGAGGTCGCCGACGCGCCGGAGGATCCTGTGGAATTGGCCAAGTTCACCTTGTTGCCAGGGGAAGTCCCCGCGGAAGGTTTGATCGCTTCCACGAAACAGGAACTCGCCGCTCCAATAAACGCAGGGGTGGTGAAAGTCGTTCCCTATGTGTCGGGTGAAGTGACCTATTACGGTGAAGATGTGAACGGCAATGAGCTGACTCGCTTGCTTGGGCAAGGGGGAGTCCGGACGACGTTGCCGATGTCCAAGCAGTTTCCTACTGTCCAAAGCAGTCTGCTGAATATCCGTTCGCTGGCACATAAGCTGGAATGGCGAGGCGATTTTTTCTATGCGGACAGCAATACCGACTTGGATCAAATTCCGCTTTACGACCAGCTGGATGATGATTCCCAGGAGCAGTTTAGAAGGCGTCTGATCTTTGATAACTTTGGCGGGCCGCCGCTGCCAACGCAGTACGACCCTCGTAACTTTGCCTTTCGGCAAGGCATGCAAAGTCACGTTACCAGCCCTAGCAATCCGATTGCTGACGATTTGATGCAGGTTCGGCTTGGTTTGAATCAACGTTGGCAAACGAAGCGTGGGCTTCCTGGGCGAGAACGGATTGTTGATTTGGCCATCTTCGATTTCGATGTCTTGCTGTTTCCAGAAGAGGATCGCGATAACTTCGGTGAGGTCCTTGGCCCGACTCGATATGATTTTCGTTACCACGTCGGAGACCGTGTGACCCTATTGTCCGATGGTTACTTTGACTTTTTCGAAGAAGGTCTACGCTCGGTCAGTGCAGGCGTTATGTCCAGCCGACCGGGACTCGGAGACATCTATGTTGGGTTCCTTAGTTTGGAAGGACCGATCAGCAGCAGTGTTCTTCGCGGAGCCGTTGACTACCGCCTAAACGAGAAATGGATCTTAGGTGCGGGAAGCACATTTGACCTCGGAGTGGTCGGGAATGTCGGTCAGAACCTAACGATCACAAGGATTGGCGAATCGGGATTGTTGCGGATGGGAATCAATGTCGACTCCGGTCGCGACAACGTCGGTTTCGTATTCAGCTTCGAGCCACGGTTCTGGCCCAAACGACGTCTAGGAATGTTAGGCGGTCAGCTGATTCCACCGCCCGGAGTCGAAGGGCTAGAGTAA
- a CDS encoding energy transducer TonB translates to MESPFIVPLQLETGPISPTVGHGASAWSASLILHAAAAILGISIGVRESIDVPVTPGETGSQAVIQLAAAQVTASAATAVLVPWGDPESDSSSPPPTLETSGEAPREIEPLLAELPAVLLPMTFTEIELPVDSVPKGDPNGQPGPEVIPDSEPPPIVEAMPESDSEAEVADANVQAAQDAHEEIEASMPAAEAPATVASTSAPSGAQVDTPARPAPSNPPPVYPPAADLENRQGRTILRVEVDSKGKANKVEVIQSSGHKDLDNAAVAAVRNWHFLPAMKGETAVAQTIAVPIRFVDP, encoded by the coding sequence TTTATCGTTCCGTTGCAACTTGAAACTGGCCCTATCAGCCCGACGGTTGGGCATGGGGCGAGCGCTTGGAGTGCCAGCCTGATTCTGCATGCGGCTGCGGCTATTCTGGGTATTTCGATTGGTGTTCGTGAATCGATTGATGTTCCGGTGACTCCGGGGGAAACGGGTAGCCAAGCGGTGATCCAATTGGCTGCTGCCCAGGTAACGGCCTCGGCGGCGACGGCGGTTCTCGTTCCATGGGGCGATCCTGAATCCGATTCGTCCAGCCCTCCGCCGACTCTGGAAACAAGCGGCGAAGCTCCTCGCGAAATCGAACCGCTGCTGGCCGAACTGCCGGCCGTCCTGCTCCCTATGACGTTTACGGAAATCGAACTTCCCGTGGACTCCGTCCCCAAGGGTGACCCCAATGGGCAACCGGGGCCCGAAGTGATTCCGGATTCCGAACCGCCTCCTATCGTCGAAGCCATGCCGGAAAGCGACTCGGAAGCCGAAGTGGCCGACGCAAATGTGCAGGCGGCTCAGGATGCCCACGAAGAAATCGAGGCATCGATGCCTGCCGCCGAAGCCCCGGCAACGGTGGCATCCACGTCCGCTCCTAGCGGAGCTCAAGTCGATACACCGGCTCGCCCCGCTCCCAGCAATCCACCGCCCGTTTATCCTCCGGCCGCCGACTTAGAAAACCGTCAGGGTCGAACCATCCTTCGCGTCGAAGTTGACTCAAAGGGTAAAGCAAACAAAGTCGAGGTCATTCAATCGAGCGGCCACAAGGACCTGGACAACGCGGCGGTCGCAGCGGTCCGCAATTGGCATTTTCTGCCGGCGATGAAGGGGGAGACCGCCGTCGCACAAACGATCGCCGTCCCGATTCGGTTTGTCGACCCGTAG